From Melanotaenia boesemani isolate fMelBoe1 chromosome 12, fMelBoe1.pri, whole genome shotgun sequence, a single genomic window includes:
- the LOC121650816 gene encoding interleukin-1 receptor-like 2 produces MDMISLNPAVFIFIQLIWPAFAASGTITSDYWNVSVSEGDSVVFNCNTSEKHTRHITWTKGRFMFSWCVQLQQNFSNFSDRVTMALVNKSKLKIVSAQLNDSGLYTCEITDNRGVSSITWNLTVFKKVFKKETSLLSNVVFIPSLAAGFLLCCTTAVICLCRKYGTRTENQNPFQDQFQSQTEEAVTCNYKVVRIIRETSGGESTWRG; encoded by the exons ATGGACATGATCAGTCTAAATCCAGCAGTGTTCATCTTCATTCAGCTGATATGGCCGGCCTTTGCAG CTTCAGGGACTATAACATCTGACTACTGGAATGTATCGGTGTCAGAGGGAGATTCAGTCGTGTTCAACTGCAACACATCTGAGAAACATACGAGACACATCACCTGGACCAAAGGcagatttatgttttcatgGTGTGTACAGCTTCAGCAAAACTTTTCAAACTTCTCTGACAGAGTTACAATGGCCCTCGTCAACAAGTCAAAGCTAAAAATTGTTAGTGCTCAACTTAATGATTCAGGACTTTATACATGTGAGATAACTGACAACCGAGGCGTCAGCAGTATTACATggaatttaactgtttttaagaAAGTTTTTAAGAAAG AAACAAGTTTACTTAGTAATGTCGTATTCATCCCTTCACTTGCTGCTGGATTCCTTCTATGTTGCACCACAGCAGTTATCTGTCTCTGCAG AAAATATGGGACCAGAACAGAAAATCAGAATCCATTCCAGGACCAGTTTCAGTCTCAGACAGAAGAG GCGGTAACATGCAATTACAAGGTGGTACGAATCATCAGAGAAACAAGCGGAGGAGAGAGTACATGGAGAGGCTGA
- the LOC121650813 gene encoding uncharacterized protein LOC121650813, whose amino-acid sequence MDMISLNPAVFIFIQLIWPAFAASGTITSDYWNVSVSEGDSVVFNCNISEKHTTHITWTKCRFMLSWAVQLQQNFSNFSDRVTIDLVNKSKLKIVSAQLDDSGLYTCEITDNRGINSIPWNLTVSEKETSLLSKVVFIRPLAAGFLLCCITAVICLCRKYGTRTGNQNPFQDQFQSQTEEVVTCNYKVTRIISEQEEERIQERLNLIYDHS is encoded by the exons ATGGACATGATCAGTCTAAATCCAGCAGTGTTCATCTTCATTCAGCTGATATGGCCGGCCTTTGCAG CTTCAGGGACTATAACATCTGACTACTGGAATGTATCGGTGTCAGAGGGAGATTCAGTCGTGTTCAACTGCAACATATCTGAGAAACATACGACACACATCACCTGGACCAAATGCAGATTTATGCTTTCATGGGCCGTACAGCTTCAGCAAAACTTTTCAAACTTCTCTGACAGAGTTACAATAGACCTCGTCAACAAGTCAAAGCTAAAAATTGTTAGTGCTCAACTTGATGATTCAGGACTTTATACATGTGAGATAACTGACAACCGAGGCATCAACAGTATTCCATGGAATTTAACTGTTTCTGAGAAAG aaaCAAGTTTACTTAGTAAAGTCGTATTCATCCGTCCACTTGCTGCTGGATTCCTTCTATGTTGCATCACAGCAGTTATCTGTCTCTGCAG AAAATATGGTACCAGAACAGGAAATCAGAATCCATTCCAGGACCAGTTTCAGTCTCAGACAGAAGAG GTGGTAACTTGCAACTACAAGGTGACACGAATCATCAGCGaacaagaggaggagagaatACAAGAGAGGCTGAATTTAATCTATGATCATTCTTGA